The genomic region AAGGGGCCATATACTTGGATGATGGATGCTGTGGGTCTCTAAATACACTGCCCATACCAGAGAAAGGGCTCTCAGCAGGGTCACTATCGTGTTGTGGAGAGAACTTCTCCTGTGGGACCTCATGTTCTCACTTCTCAGCATACAAAGTGCTTCAAAGAATCTGCTTAGCAGGCGGACACCAAAACTCTTAAAATGCCTAACACTAGAGGGACATCAGGGTCTGGAACAAACTGTCCAATCACAGAAAAGACCCGGTTCTGAAAGATGATTGGTATACCTACTTCATCAGGGGCCAAAGAGCATTCTTGTTAACATATTCTGGTCTGCATTGTCCTTGAGTCACTAGAAATGGCTTGTTGTCACAGACTTCTGGGAAGTTTGTCTACTCAGAAGATGTAGAGATGTACCATTCATACTAAGCAAGATCGAATGCTCCCAGAAGCTAAAGATATTATTTCAGTTGCTCCTGACGGCTACTGATCCAAATGGACATACCATGCATAGATTAAGACACAAATGAACATTACCGTTGCTCTGTTGAACAGCTGGAGTTAAAGCTGGTCTGCAGGTATCACATTTGGTTAGAGTTTCAGGGCCTTTCGCAGTCCACAGGGATGGGATATTATAGGCCTCTTACTGAGGCTTCTTCACTAGAACACAAAGTTGAAATGTGGTGAGTTAGTAGAGTTCAGGCTACACATGAGTAACTGAAATCTCATGGTTACAGATCAGTGGGGAATTTAGCAAAACCTAAACTCAGGCTCAGGGAAGGGGGTGCTGGATTTAAGGGTAAGGAGATAAAAAGGGACATGCTCAAGAGAATGGGGTGAGTGTGAGGATGTTACTTAAGGAGATTACAACTGCACAGTTTTCCAGCAAAACACTGAGGCACAGCAGTTTATGAGTCTCATCAAGAAAAGCCCACTTTTCCTGGGAAAGGTAAATGATCAGGTTCTTAAAGGTCACATATTCCAGCCATGAGAAGAAAAGTTCAATGTACCATTACCTTCTTTCCTAGAACCCCCAAGTTCGTCACCTCACTCATCCATCACCTGCTCTCACTGATACCCCTCTCAATTTATGATGCCCTTCTAAGTTTGACATCCAAACTTAGAAGGGCGTCATAAAGCTGTTCcagccgggtgccggtggctcatgcctataatcctaactactcaggaggcagagatcaggaggatcatagttcgaagccagcctgggcaaataattcacaagaccctatctcaaaaaacccttcaccaaaacagggctggtggagtggctcaaggtgaagcccctgagttcaagccctagtactgtgAAAATAAAGCTGTCCCTTAGAAACCCAAGTCATACTTCCCCACACACGGTCAAATGTGGAGTCATCCTTTAACTTCAAGTCCCTTCAGACCCTGGGGATGACATGTCCGTCCTCCATATGCCTATCAGTCCTTGCAGCACACAGCCCCACATCTATAGTCACTTCCACCTAATGCCCACTTCATAGGAATTTCCCTGATCTTCCTACATGAAATTCAGTGTCAGGCACCCACAGAGAacatagaaaatggaaatatgatcCAACAAAACTCCAGTCCACAGCCAGTCTCCACTGCCATAGGCAGCTTCATCCTGTTCTGGAGGCCTCCCTGCCCAACTCTGTTCCTTGTTTCTACCTTAGCCACCAAGAACCACCTGTGGATCTCAGACACCTTTAGCCCTATTCCACCTATGCTGCTCCTAATGTTCCCTCAGTAGTCAGACTTTCTTCACTAATTCTCATTGTGACATTAGTCTGAGTACTCCTCCTCTTCTGGCCATTCACACTTCTTTATGACCACTGTGCCCAAACATACCCATTCACCTTACTGAAAGGCCCCAGATACACTGAGTTTGAAgtgaaactaaaagcaaaggtcTTGGTGTCAGGCTCACATTGCTCAGTTACACCCAGACATCAGCATCCACATCATGTACACCATCCAGTGGCATGATGACCACCAACCTACCAGATCTTCCTCTCCCTACACCCTTCCTTGGTTACATCTGCACACCTTGTTTGTGATGCCCACCACCCACATCAAGGTGCTCACGCTTAAGTCATAACTGATTACCCATTCCTGGGCTTTACTAGACTAATCAGGATTCTTCCTCCTAACTGCAATTCACAGCTATACCACAGTGCAGACACTTGCCACAAAGGTTGAATGTCCAAATCTTTTAAACCCCTCTCAGTTTCATGCTTCTGTGGTTAGCTGCCTGCTTGATGTCTCCACTAATTATTCTGAGACACTTCAAACTGTTAagatggcaaaaaaacaaaacttctgaCATTTCCAATAACCCTACTATGAACTTTATCATCCCAGATAATAGAACTTCCATTTTTCCATTGCCAAGTCCAAAAACCTTGCATGTACATGACTCCAACTTTGCTTTCTCacccttaaaaatctaaaaggcAGGAAGACCTATTTAAAAAACTGACTCAGAATCCCAACCACACTTCCTGCTTCCAAGGCCACTACTCCAGTACAGCCACCATCAACACTCACCTGGACAACTGCAGTAGCTTCTTCCTTGGTCTTCCTACTGCCTCCCTACACAATCTGGTTTCCATGCTACATCAGTATGGAGCCTCATGAGGTCAGGGTCACAGCATCTCCCCCTCTAATTCATTCTCCTCACTGTTTCCACCACCTCCAGAACAGACACCAACATTTGGAAGAGACAGTACATTTCTGAGTATTCACCTGTACTCTCAGTTCccataagaaaaaaaaggcagagggTAGGTACTTTTGGGAGAGGGGAGAATGAACAGAGAGAGTGAAAAAGTGTATCACTGAtgtgctttatatatttataagaaaGTAGACCaataaaaccttttgaaattattttaagaaagggggaggagagatgagggagaatgaaggagtaGGTCAAtctaatcaaggtacattgtaagcatatatggaaatgtcacaatgaaacccctctggtaataaaaatgttagtagaaaggaaaacaaaaggaaagaaaagaaaaaagaaaggcaaactCCATTCTCTAATTAGGCTCATTCTTACTTCCATACACTGACTTATTCTAGTTCCTATTCCTGGGATGACCTATCATACCTCATTCTGTGGATTCCAAACAGTATAAAACAGTCCATGTAGGTCCAAGTCTTGACTGctgactttgaatttttttagaGTCCTTAAGCTCAAGAAGTGGAAGAGCAGAAGGAGAAAAGTCCTAGAACATACTCATGGAGGTCAAAGGTGTGGTCACTTCCACTGAGCACCAGGAACATCTTCCACTCACCTGGGAAGGATCTATCAGTACTTCTGTAGTCATGGGAATCTGAGGAAAGAGTGAAGTCATCAGAGGAAGACAACTGTAACAAGtccttaaactgcttttgctgaaaatcactgactccttacttgagcccaccaattaactaaaagcaggagaaaagcttgacatctctgtcttcattttttgtctttgctctgtaCCATTCACCTTGCAGCCACCTGAGAATCCTAGAATGACTGGACTAATTGGTAACATGTTTACAAGAGGTTTGGATGAAACTGTCCCCAAGGAAGAGAACAACAGAGCCTTCTCAGGACACATCACCTGCTCCACATGTTGTGCAACTATGGCTTGCTTTTCCCTGAAGGAATGACAGGGATAACAATTTTTCCCAGCTTCTTTTTCTGAACCCCATCCAAAACCAGGACTGAAGTAATGACTAATACAGTCACACCTGTGACTGTTTACGAATACCTCTCATCTACTGCtgtaattctttttctgtttaaacCAAAAGCTCATATCTGTACCCTGGAGATGGGCTGATGTGCTTCCCTAACCTAAAATaagcctcctttctctgcccttcaccattattTACTGATTATTTTGGCTTGTTGGTGTGAGTGGTTGGACTTGGCATGTGGAAGCGGAGAGCTGGGCCTGGCACCTAAAACTGGTTTCTCAGCCATGGTAGGCTCCATGGGCTCAGGCTTACCTGTTCCCCTGTCCAATCTAGGATCCAGGTGACTGGGCATGAGTATATTTACTCTGAGCCTCATGCTTGGTACTGATTTACCTGTGGGAACTTGTACAGGGACTAAAACCTCCCTATGCTAACTCTGAGCAGCTTCTGTGAAACTCTGAAAAAGCCTAACTCAGACCATCTGCCTCTTCTTTTCAGAATCCTCCACGGTTTACAGGTCtctaaaaaagaagataaaactcCTGACTCTTCCATTGGAAAGCAAGTGCACCTGGCTCAACGGCCCCGCCAAGACCTCGCAAAACCGGCCCTCTGCCTTTAACACTCCCCCGAACCTCATCGTAGAATAAGGTTAATTAGGAAATTAACTCCTCACGCGCGTCCTCCCCAGTGACACGAACTATAATGTCTTAATCGGGGGCTCCAAATTGGGCTCTAGTACTCAGGGGAGGTAAGGGCTGGGAGGAAGGAACACCTGACACTTACCTGAGCCGGGTCGCTCAGCGCGGAGGACACTGCAATCAGCGGGCGGAGCGGAGACTCGCGCATGGCTGTCACCCCCACTCAATCCCTCGGACCAGTCGGGGTGCGTTGTGTGGACCCAATCCCTGCGACGCCCCTCCCTTCCACTCACATCGCCTCCATCCGGATTCCACGTTCCTCAAGTGCAGAAAATGCACTGAGGCAGATCGGAAAATACGAGCACAGACAGGCGAAGCCAGAAGTCCCGCCCTCCCTGATATGCAAGCCCGGAAATAATTCTGTTCCTAACGTTTATTGGCTCGGCGTCCTTCCGTTTGAGAACAGAGCTTTCTGGGTAACGTAGTTACCACAGTTCCATGGTACCTTGCATCACCTGGAACAAAAGGCAAGAGGCCCAGTAGTGTACCAGGAAATAACCTACCACCTTTTACAGGTAATTTTGGGATGCCTCACTGGAACGCGGGAAACCcgtctttcctttttcctcttcttttatgAATTCCTCTTTAATTGTAATCTTTGACCATTTCAGCATTTTCTTACTTTGAAGCCAACTgggtacacacaaaaaaaagcgcTGCCAAGGACGCCTCTGTGGGGGGTAGGCTGGTCAGCACCCACGGTGGTAGTTCATGGAAGGAGGAACCAGACTTCAGTAGGAAGGAGGAATTGAACTCGGCTGGAGCAGTGGTACAGGATTCTGTTGCACAAGGAAGGATGGAGTCCTCTTTGGGAATCCCGTGCCCCACCTTCTGAGTTACCGTGGGCACTTGGCCTCTGTGGCCACCAACAGAAAGAATCTGTAGGGACTCCTCTCCCGGCCCCTAGGTGTCTTAATTCCCAAACTTCCCTGCCCTTGACTTCCAGATGCCACTATCCTTCCACTGTATGAACACAGATCACCCCTCCTTCATGGCACCTTATTTTATTTACCCTTCCTCACTCAAAGGTGCCATCTCAGGTCACACATGTCTCCTCAAACTTCAAgtatgtctctttctctctctgttcctggaTTCTGGGCAATGAGACTTTGGGTCAGATGGTTATTAGAGGCctaaaagaaagaattcaaggaggGACACAGAGGAGACTTTAGTAGGAACAGGTTTATTAGTGcaaagaaaagtgaaagcaaagcaaATGTGTACTCTCCAGACTGGAGAGCAGGCAGTGGCAAGAAGGATCAGCTGCATTTGGGATCTGAAGAgctcaagcttttattggggcCTGATGATATGGTCAGACTTGGAAAACTGGGTTATTTGCCATTAAATTTCAGAGACTAAAGTTATGTGTCATAAACTCCTCCCATATATCAAACAGAGGTGTTCTTGGCCATTGATGGTCAGtttcaccaaataaataaataaataaataaataaaagataaaaatgtgcttaggggctgatggagtggctcaagtggtaaagtacctgcctagtaagtgtgaagccctgagttcaaaccccagtatcacacacacaaaaaagtgttcAGAGCTTTtcataccattttttttcttgcctttttaggGGTATTACTCCATTTAGAACCATAAAATAAGTTTGATGTCATTATTGTTCCTATTTAtcacagagatgagaaaactggatCCTACAGTTGCCATGTGCAGCTGCAATGCAGGTAAACTCTTAAGGGTGGCGTGCATGCTCTCAAATACCAGTGTTCAATTCTTGTGTCACAGTGCTATGGAACATTTGATGCTAATAGGATGACCAGAATCAGTGTTTGTAGGGTTCAACCAGGTTCAACAATCCCATGTTGACTCCAGTATCTGCATCCTCAGGCTAGGtgctatggttttttttttttttttctttttaacttcaaGCACCGTTCTTTAATTCTTTAGAGTGCTAATTTAAAATGGTGCTACggtttttatataaaatgtcctaAGGTCCATGTGCTTGTTCTGCAGAGTGGTCCTACTGGGAGGTGATGAAATTATGGACTTTAGGACACAAGGCTCTTTCTATAACTGGGGAAATGATCTCTCTCAACTGTGCTTGTGATTCTGtgacatctgaaaaaaaaaaacagtaggagGCGCAAATTCATGCTATGCAGCTTGGCATATAAACTGACCACTCCTCAGGTGACCTCTGGTCTCAGGTTACAAATTGGGAAGAAAAAGTCCTGTGTTCTTTCAGTGGAGGTCTTGGGCTGCAATCCACATTAGGCAAAAACTGCAAGACAAACCACTCTCTGCATTTATACTCTCCCTGCTGAGGCAAATATCACTGGGGGTCCCCATAAAGACTGTCAATTTCCTCACACAAACTGAGCCTAACTATATATAATGCAACCCAATAGAGTTATAAGAACAACTGAGATTAAAGGTGAATGCAACAATATCTTTATTAGTGTACAAACCAGAGCAATTTGAGAGAGTTACCAGCTAGTGACATCCAGGCTAGAAACATCAACTACAAGGGTCATGTGAGACAAACAACTTCCATGAAGAAGCTAAGCCTTCCTTGCAAGCCTCCAGCTGAACCAGCATTGAGTTCATTTGGCATAATGGTATCCTAATATGGAAGATCACTCAGCAAACAGAATAAAGTTGTCCTAATGGTTAAGGCTACTCAAGATTTCCCTCAGGAAAGGAGATAGAAGAGACACATGTGCCTTGCCCTACCATGTCAGGGTAGCTTTTGTCCACTGTGCAAGGTGGCAGGAGATGGCATATAGAAGATAGTGCAGCAATGATTTCACTCTGCCAAGGGCCTTACAAAATCTAGAATGTGCAGAGCGGCTCGAGTAAAACTCTACCCATGTGTAAACTCATGGGGAGTCTCACCAGTGGACAAGTGCAAATGTGCAGTTCAAGTTCAGATAGAAGCATCCCAAAGGCTCTCAAGTATAGATATACTGAAAAAGCACATTCCATTCATATCTAAGGCTATTCCTAATCAGGGACTTTCTGCTGCTAAATAAGGCTGGACTATGGGTTGAAAGCTTTCCCACACTTGCTATCATAATGGGACTGTCTATGGTGTGGTACTTTTGGTGTTGAAGATGAATGTTGTGGAAAGATTCCCCACATTTGCCACACACATATGGCTTTTATCCAGTATGAAATCTTTCATGTATAATGAGGGAGTTCTTCAGCCAAAGCACTTGCCACACTGAAGGGCTTTTCCTCACTGTGAAACTTCTGGTGAATAATACTGCTTTCATGCCCAAAGATTTCCTCACATTCTCTATACTTATAAagcctttctccagtgtgaattctttggtGTACAGTAAGGGAATGTCCTTGCTTAAATGATTTGCCACATTCTctacactcataaggcctttcaCCAGTGTGACCTCTCCGGTGTGCAGTCAGGGCCTGTCTTTGCTtaaaggatttcccacattcTCTACACTGAAAAGGTCTTTCTCCAGTGTGGACTCTCTGGTGTACAGTTAGGTCACCTCCTCGCTTAAAGGATTTGCCACATTCTCTACATTCATAAGGGCTTTCACCAGTGTGTACTCTCTGGTGTACAGTAAGGGCACGGAGTTCCCTAAAGGATTTCCCACAATCTCcacactcataaggcctttcaCCACTATGAATTCTCCAGTGTACGATAAGGGAATTTCCTTGCTTAAATGATTTCCCACATACTCTGCACTCATAAGGTCTTTCTCCAGTGTGGACTCTACGGTGTACAGTGAGGTCACCTCCTCGCTTAAAGGATTTCCCACAATCTCTgcactcataaggcctttcttCAGTGTGAACTCTGTGATGTATAGTAAGGGCCTGTCCTCGATTAAAAGATTTGCCACATTCTCTACAcacataaggcctttctccagtgtggattcTCTGGTGTATGGTAAGGGAACCTCCATGCTTAAAAGACTTCCCACATTCTGtacactcataaggcctttctccagtgtggactCTCTGGTGTTCAGTAAGGGCACGTAGTTCCTTAAATGATTTTCCACATTCTctacactcataaggcctttcaCCACTGTGGACTCTCTGGTGTACAATAAGGGAATTTCCTTGCCTAAAGGATTTGCCACATTCTCTACACTCATAAGTCATTCCTACAGTGTGCACTCTCTGGTGCTCAGCAAGTGAGTAGTCACCTTGGAACACATTCTCATATTTGCTATGCTGATAAATACTTTTTCCAGTATAGCCACTTAGGTTATGAAAAGATGTGTTATGGCGGGAAGCTTCATTCCATTGAACCAACTTGTAATAACTGTTTCCATGGTGAAATGCCTCCTCAAACTCAGAGATGTTTGGCCTTTCACCATTAGGAATGACCAGGGGCTGTGGAAAGTCAAAAAAAGCTGGGAAATCCTTGCAAAGGTCATTACAATCATACCATTTTCCTGGCATAAGAAATTCAGAGCTATTCCCAAGTGAAGGAATGGCCCAATGCAAGGGATTCTCTGTACTGGGATGCTTCTGGTGCTTCAAAAAGGTTTCACATGCTCCAGGCATGTACAGCTTCTGCACAGGTGGAGCTTCCAGGTATAAAACTTCTTTCAACACTGGGGCACGAAAGTCCCAGGGGTGAGTCTTCTCGGCAGACTGACCTGCCTCTGGAGTCATCAAGTGTGATATCCCTTCCAGAGAAATACTGTGCACAGAGGCCTCCTTATCATCTACTCTATATTCACAACCTGAAATCAGAGAAATGATGATGAAATGAATGCAGATCATGGTGGAAGGGGGTtcaaaggattttatttttttggtggcactgggagaTCAATCCTAGGAACTTGCACATGGTAGGTATGCACTGTACACTGAACTaaacccccagcaccacaggaTTGTTTTCAGGATGTGGAAGCAGGGTTCAATTTACAGAAAGGGTGGCTTTACCCAACTGGGCCTCTAAAGATAGTAGAATATTGCAAAATCACCAGACATAGGACAGGAAGATGGGCTGGTAGACAGGGAGGAGTGGCACACAGCCATCAGGCCCTGCTACTTCATGGTACTATTATCCATGAAATCTCCCAAATTCACCACACAATCTTATTCTGCAAAAACCTGCCAACTGGTGACAAGTGCCTGAGCCAAGGTTGGGGACAACAACTTGAActgcattttgaaatatttaagaatatatataCCTCTCAAAACAGTAGGTATTGGTCAGCATTGGAGAACAATGCAGAGAGCACAGTGGATTGAAGCTAGTGATGTATGGAGACCAGCCACATAACAAGTTAGAAAGTGTCAAGTATGGGGATACAAGGCAGAAATGGGGTGGGTCCAGTGGCACCTATACTATAAACACAGAGGATACAGGACAGTTTCCTGATCTGATGGAAAAACAGTGCAGATATCATGACCTCCTCCAGGTGCCCATTAATTGTTGGACCAGGCATTTCTGAGATCATCTTGCCATGGTCATCCTACGAAACAACCAGGACTTTTCTTACATCCCATCTGCACAATATAGGGGAGGTACACAAACTAAGTCCTTAAAGAAAGACAGGGCAAATGAGCTTTCAGCAGTGCCCTTAAGCAACTCAGCACACAGAGATCAGAGGAAAGAAGAACAGTATTACAAAAGACTGAAAGGATGGTCTGTCAAGAATAGCCCATGGTTCTGTGGCTATAGATCCTGACCATGCCTGGTGTTCCTGAAACAGACAGCTGTGAGAAAATGTCAGTGAGAATAAAGAAACAGGAAACTGGCAAAAGGTGTTGTGGATCTAGAAAATCACTCAGTCAAGCTGAAAGCAAGCCAGAGGAGAACTATTAAACTCATGGCCAGACATCTTCCTCCCAAATCCCTGCTTGCATTCATTAGAGCAGCAGCTATTAGAACTGCTCAGGGCAATGCACAGCTCAACAACGATACAGCACACATGCCAAAAGGTGAAGAAGTTAGCAAAGCCCAAGGAATAGCAGTGGAAGAGGCAGAGCAGTCCCTGGGgggaaaaacatgaaaagaaaccaGGACACTGTTGAGTGTGATGATCTTACCTATGGAGGTTATAAGCGCAaagttctccagcatcacatTGAGGTACAGGTACCTCTGAGGTGCATTAAGGAACTCCCACTCCTCCTGGGAGAAGTTAATGAACACATCATCAAATGTCACACAGGCCTGTcatggttaaaaaagaaaatttatgatcAGCTTCTCCCGTAGAATTGATTCCAGGTTGA from Castor canadensis chromosome 16, mCasCan1.hap1v2, whole genome shotgun sequence harbors:
- the LOC109700286 gene encoding uncharacterized protein isoform X2 — translated: MLENFALITSIGCEYRVDDKEASVHSISLEGISHLMTPEAGQSAEKTHPWDFRAPVLKEVLYLEAPPVQKLYMPGACETFLKHQKHPSTENPLHWAIPSLGNSSEFLMPGKWYDCNDLCKDFPAFFDFPQPLVIPNGERPNISEFEEAFHHGNSYYKLVQWNEASRHNTSFHNLSGYTGKSIYQHSKYENVFQGDYSLAEHQRVHTVGMTYECRECGKSFRQGNSLIVHQRVHSGERPYECRECGKSFKELRALTEHQRVHTGERPYECTECGKSFKHGGSLTIHQRIHTGERPYVCRECGKSFNRGQALTIHHRVHTEERPYECRDCGKSFKRGGDLTVHRRVHTGERPYECRVCGKSFKQGNSLIVHWRIHSGERPYECGDCGKSFRELRALTVHQRVHTGESPYECRECGKSFKRGGDLTVHQRVHTGERPFQCRECGKSFKQRQALTAHRRGHTGERPYECRECGKSFKQGHSLTVHQRIHTGERLYKYRECEEIFGHESSIIHQKFHSEEKPFSVASALAEELPHYT
- the LOC109700286 gene encoding uncharacterized protein isoform X1 produces the protein MNGPPPRPPSTMAAAALRDSAQACVTFDDVFINFSQEEWEFLNAPQRYLYLNVMLENFALITSIGCEYRVDDKEASVHSISLEGISHLMTPEAGQSAEKTHPWDFRAPVLKEVLYLEAPPVQKLYMPGACETFLKHQKHPSTENPLHWAIPSLGNSSEFLMPGKWYDCNDLCKDFPAFFDFPQPLVIPNGERPNISEFEEAFHHGNSYYKLVQWNEASRHNTSFHNLSGYTGKSIYQHSKYENVFQGDYSLAEHQRVHTVGMTYECRECGKSFRQGNSLIVHQRVHSGERPYECRECGKSFKELRALTEHQRVHTGERPYECTECGKSFKHGGSLTIHQRIHTGERPYVCRECGKSFNRGQALTIHHRVHTEERPYECRDCGKSFKRGGDLTVHRRVHTGERPYECRVCGKSFKQGNSLIVHWRIHSGERPYECGDCGKSFRELRALTVHQRVHTGESPYECRECGKSFKRGGDLTVHQRVHTGERPFQCRECGKSFKQRQALTAHRRGHTGERPYECRECGKSFKQGHSLTVHQRIHTGERLYKYRECEEIFGHESSIIHQKFHSEEKPFSVASALAEELPHYT